Proteins encoded within one genomic window of Rhodothermales bacterium:
- a CDS encoding PQQ-dependent sugar dehydrogenase: protein MRTPFIHRALLVSLALASFGYARVADEAAFQVEPFALGLDSPWGMAFLPDGRLLVTERTGQLRIVGTDGAVSEPVAGVPDVCVCGQGGLLDVQLHPQYAQNGWLYLSYADKKLNDEGKPIAFTAIMRARLSGNALTDQETLFQAPEAVYSEREYHFGSRIVFDDEGYLYFSIGDRGVMEDAQRLDVPNGKIHRLHDDGRVPADNPFVVQPDAVKSIWSYGHRNPQGLQWNRVTGTLWNTEHGPQGGDELNHVRKGLNFGWPVISYGINYDNTVLTPFTSKDGMEQPATHWTPSIATGGIAFYEGDTFPDWKGSLFVTSLKFGELRRVMIEGTTVTGQELIWKTAGRIRDVETGPDGYVYVAVEGAEQSIVRLVPADA from the coding sequence ATGCGAACACCGTTCATTCACCGCGCGCTCCTCGTGAGCCTGGCCCTCGCCTCCTTCGGGTATGCCCGCGTCGCCGACGAAGCGGCGTTTCAGGTCGAGCCCTTCGCCCTCGGGCTGGACTCCCCGTGGGGGATGGCGTTTTTGCCGGACGGACGGCTGCTCGTGACCGAGCGCACGGGGCAGCTGCGGATCGTCGGGACGGATGGGGCGGTGTCGGAGCCCGTCGCCGGCGTGCCGGACGTCTGTGTCTGCGGGCAGGGCGGTTTGCTTGATGTCCAGTTGCATCCCCAGTATGCGCAGAACGGCTGGCTGTACCTGAGCTACGCGGACAAGAAGCTGAACGACGAAGGCAAGCCCATCGCGTTCACCGCGATCATGCGGGCCCGCCTCTCCGGGAATGCCCTGACCGATCAGGAGACGCTTTTTCAGGCGCCCGAGGCGGTCTACTCGGAGCGCGAATACCACTTCGGATCGCGCATCGTATTCGACGACGAAGGGTACCTCTATTTCTCGATCGGCGACCGGGGCGTGATGGAAGATGCGCAGCGCCTCGACGTCCCGAACGGCAAGATCCATCGCCTGCACGATGACGGCCGGGTGCCGGCGGACAATCCGTTTGTCGTTCAGCCGGACGCCGTGAAATCCATCTGGTCCTACGGCCATCGCAATCCGCAGGGGCTCCAGTGGAATCGCGTGACCGGCACGCTCTGGAACACCGAGCACGGACCGCAGGGCGGCGACGAACTCAACCACGTCCGCAAGGGCCTCAACTTCGGCTGGCCGGTCATCAGCTACGGCATCAACTACGACAATACAGTGCTGACGCCGTTCACCTCGAAAGACGGCATGGAGCAGCCGGCGACGCACTGGACGCCGTCGATCGCCACCGGAGGGATCGCCTTCTACGAAGGGGATACCTTCCCCGACTGGAAGGGGAGCCTGTTCGTGACCTCGCTCAAGTTCGGCGAGTTGCGGCGGGTCATGATCGAAGGGACGACCGTTACCGGGCAGGAGCTGATCTGGAAGACCGCCGGCCGCATCCGCGACGTAGAGACCGGCCCCGACGGCTATGTCTACGTGGCGGTCGAGGGCGCGGAACAGAGCATCGTGCGGCTCGTGCCGGCCGATGCGTAA
- the speA gene encoding biosynthetic arginine decarboxylase, with translation MGNKDNVASQGADIAEEVGWTPRDAEELYHMAFWSDDFFHVNDQGHVGVRPVQGSKQSVDLKKVVRELERRGTRFPVVIRFQDILHARVVRINEAFIDACRELGYKNRYNGIYPIKVNQLHEVVEEILDAGRPYGLGLECGSKAELVAALAHLEDDKTLLICNGYKDEVMLRMILSAQKLGKQVIPVIEKYSEFTRLLKLAEEMGIRPRMGVRVRLSTPGVGKWAESGGERSKFGITIPELVRAIDELKARGNADGLELLHFHLGSQLTDIQTLKKAIKEFTQIYVQLWQREVGVKYLDIGGGLGVNYGLGYGSTTDSINYTLIEYARSAVYAVQEVCDSTNTPHPIILSESGRALSAHHSVLVVDILGIHRKEGMDPDFKPGKGDHAIIREMEEIWRLARADKTQRLPVLLEAYHDAVEKRLQSESLFSFGYLPLEQKAIAEKLYWSICYTINEKVKQSNAEWLPDELTHLDDVLIDQYQCDFSVFQSMLDYWAIGQCFPVMPIHRLEERPDRRAILVDLTCDSDGKVCTFISPYADKDYLEVHDLKGDDPYYLGFFMMGAYQDIMGDMHNLFGRVSEVHVYASEEEPEGFYIEKVIQGATVEEMLAQVQYFPNDLLRRMNKLVRDKVQAGVIQPSAGYAMLEEYEHIMKETTYFRNT, from the coding sequence TTGGGAAACAAAGACAACGTTGCATCGCAGGGCGCCGACATCGCCGAAGAAGTCGGCTGGACGCCCCGCGACGCCGAAGAATTGTATCACATGGCCTTCTGGTCGGATGACTTCTTTCATGTCAACGACCAGGGTCACGTGGGTGTCCGCCCCGTTCAGGGCAGCAAACAGTCGGTGGATCTGAAAAAGGTGGTGAGGGAGCTGGAGCGGCGCGGCACGCGGTTTCCGGTGGTCATCCGTTTTCAGGACATCCTGCACGCCCGCGTCGTCCGCATCAATGAGGCGTTCATCGATGCCTGCCGCGAGCTGGGATACAAGAACCGCTACAACGGCATCTATCCGATCAAGGTGAACCAGCTCCACGAGGTGGTGGAGGAAATCCTCGACGCCGGCCGGCCCTACGGCCTCGGCCTGGAATGCGGGTCAAAGGCGGAGCTGGTCGCCGCCCTGGCGCATCTCGAGGATGACAAGACGCTGCTGATCTGCAACGGCTACAAGGACGAGGTCATGCTCCGCATGATCCTCTCCGCGCAGAAGCTCGGCAAGCAGGTGATCCCCGTCATCGAAAAGTACTCCGAGTTCACGCGGCTCCTCAAGCTGGCGGAAGAGATGGGCATCCGTCCCCGGATGGGTGTGCGCGTGCGCCTCTCGACGCCGGGCGTGGGCAAGTGGGCCGAATCGGGCGGCGAGCGCTCGAAGTTCGGGATCACCATCCCCGAGCTGGTTCGCGCCATCGACGAACTCAAGGCGCGCGGCAATGCCGACGGCCTCGAGCTGCTGCATTTCCACCTCGGCAGCCAGCTGACGGACATCCAGACGCTCAAGAAGGCGATCAAGGAATTCACCCAGATCTACGTCCAGCTCTGGCAGCGGGAGGTCGGCGTGAAGTACCTCGACATCGGCGGTGGCCTCGGGGTCAACTACGGGCTGGGGTACGGATCCACGACCGACAGCATCAACTACACGCTGATCGAATACGCCCGCAGCGCCGTGTATGCCGTCCAGGAGGTGTGCGACAGCACGAACACGCCGCATCCGATCATCCTGTCCGAAAGCGGTCGCGCCCTGTCGGCCCATCACTCGGTGCTGGTGGTGGACATCCTCGGGATCCACCGCAAGGAGGGAATGGACCCCGATTTCAAACCGGGCAAGGGCGATCACGCGATCATCCGCGAGATGGAAGAGATCTGGCGGCTCGCGCGCGCCGACAAGACGCAGCGCCTCCCCGTCCTGCTCGAAGCCTACCACGACGCGGTCGAAAAACGGCTGCAGTCGGAATCGCTGTTTTCGTTCGGCTACCTGCCGCTCGAACAGAAAGCCATCGCCGAGAAGCTGTACTGGAGCATCTGCTATACGATCAACGAGAAGGTCAAGCAGAGCAACGCCGAATGGCTGCCGGACGAGCTGACCCATCTGGACGATGTGCTGATCGATCAGTACCAGTGCGATTTTTCGGTCTTCCAGTCCATGCTGGATTACTGGGCGATCGGGCAGTGTTTCCCGGTCATGCCCATCCACCGGCTCGAAGAACGGCCGGACCGGCGCGCGATCCTGGTCGACCTCACGTGTGACTCCGACGGCAAGGTGTGCACCTTCATCTCGCCGTACGCCGACAAGGACTATCTGGAAGTGCACGACCTCAAGGGCGACGACCCGTATTACCTCGGGTTCTTCATGATGGGGGCGTACCAGGATATCATGGGCGACATGCACAACCTCTTCGGCCGCGTGTCGGAAGTGCACGTGTACGCCAGCGAGGAGGAGCCGGAAGGCTTCTACATCGAGAAGGTCATCCAGGGCGCGACGGTGGAGGAGATGCTCGCCCAGGTGCAGTATTTCCCGAACGATCTGCTGCGCCGTATGAACAAGCTCGTGCGCGACAAGGTGCAGGCCGGCGTCATCCAGCCCAGCGCCGGCTACGCGATGCTCGAAGAATACGAGCACATCATGAAAGAGACCACCTACTTCCGAAACACCTGA
- a CDS encoding GH92 family glycosyl hydrolase, giving the protein MPEPHRRFAWILCVAALLFASCKDDAGDARLLTHVNPHIGTAAARTPAALRHSEADNEVHGQTFPGVGHPFGMTQWTPQTRESEKKCLSPYYYEDERIQGFRGSHWMSGSCTQDYGSVTLMPVVDSLRFGPYHRALPFSHDDEVATPSYYRVSLDGGAVVAEMTGTARAGFFRFTFRDAGTVHLVVQPNSDEGVGSITVDPNAHIVRGENPAHRIYQGWGEPAGFSGHFAAQFDRPFVQTGTWRDSTLLPGTWRAEGLPDSVAVGAYVSFDVHPGEEVLVKVGTSFTSAEEAERNLAVEIPEWDFDAARTSSESAWSRLLGRITVAGGTPEQQTTFYSAFYHASQLPRLFSDVSGAYPGFAGTPAGHIEEGGYYADFSVWDTYRAVHPLLTLVDPERTRDMVRSLIDKAERGGWLPIFPSWNSYTAAMIGDHATSIITDAYAKGIHDFDAEKAYRYMRQNAFGTPATYAEYLDGKGRRAIMVYLKYGFLPLEEPVREAFHKAEQVSRTLEYAYDDFVVGQMANMLGHDEDYQELSRRAGYYRNVIDPVTGFARGRHRDSSWVTPFDPANRTYDFITEGSPWHYTWYVPHDVAGLIDWIGGREPFIARLDTLFDDGHYWHGNEPSHQIAYLYAYAGAPWKTQQRVRDIMADEYSSAPGGLSGNDDAGQMSAWYVFSAIGLYPVAPGMPYYVLGSPLFETTRFRLGSGRKFTIEARGTSDRNRYIQSAELNGEPLTRPWIRHEEIVSGGQLVLEMGPEPNKTWGSRPEDAPPSLSDPQKEPPYASVEEK; this is encoded by the coding sequence ATGCCTGAACCCCACCGACGCTTCGCATGGATCCTGTGCGTGGCCGCGCTGCTGTTTGCCTCGTGCAAGGACGACGCCGGCGACGCGCGTCTCCTTACCCATGTCAATCCGCACATCGGCACCGCGGCCGCGCGTACGCCCGCGGCGTTGCGCCACAGCGAGGCCGACAACGAAGTGCACGGACAGACCTTTCCCGGGGTGGGACATCCCTTCGGCATGACCCAGTGGACCCCGCAAACGCGCGAGAGCGAAAAGAAGTGTCTCTCACCCTACTACTACGAGGACGAGCGGATTCAGGGCTTCCGGGGCAGCCACTGGATGAGCGGGTCCTGTACGCAGGATTACGGCAGCGTCACGCTCATGCCCGTCGTCGATTCCCTTCGCTTCGGCCCGTACCACCGCGCCCTGCCTTTTTCGCACGACGATGAGGTGGCCACACCCTCCTACTACCGGGTTTCGCTGGATGGCGGCGCTGTCGTGGCCGAGATGACGGGCACGGCGCGTGCCGGCTTCTTCCGGTTCACCTTCCGCGATGCCGGCACCGTTCACCTCGTCGTCCAGCCCAACAGCGACGAGGGCGTCGGAAGCATCACGGTCGATCCCAACGCGCACATCGTCCGGGGCGAAAACCCGGCCCATCGCATCTATCAGGGCTGGGGCGAGCCGGCCGGTTTCAGCGGCCACTTTGCCGCCCAGTTCGACCGTCCGTTCGTCCAGACCGGCACCTGGAGGGATTCGACCCTGCTGCCGGGCACCTGGCGCGCCGAGGGCCTGCCGGACAGCGTCGCCGTCGGCGCCTACGTCAGCTTCGACGTCCATCCCGGGGAGGAGGTGCTGGTGAAAGTGGGCACCTCGTTCACCTCCGCCGAGGAGGCCGAGCGCAACCTCGCCGTCGAGATACCTGAGTGGGACTTCGACGCGGCCCGAACGAGCAGTGAATCGGCCTGGAGCCGTCTGCTCGGGCGCATCACGGTCGCCGGCGGGACGCCGGAGCAGCAAACGACGTTTTATTCCGCCTTCTACCATGCATCCCAGCTGCCCCGGCTGTTCAGCGATGTGAGCGGCGCCTACCCGGGCTTCGCGGGCACGCCGGCGGGGCATATCGAAGAGGGAGGATACTACGCCGACTTTTCGGTATGGGATACCTACCGTGCGGTGCATCCGCTGCTGACCCTGGTGGATCCGGAACGGACCCGTGATATGGTCCGCTCGCTGATCGACAAGGCCGAACGGGGCGGCTGGCTCCCGATCTTCCCGTCCTGGAACAGCTATACCGCCGCCATGATCGGCGACCACGCGACATCGATCATCACCGACGCCTACGCCAAGGGCATCCACGATTTCGACGCGGAGAAGGCTTATCGGTACATGCGGCAGAACGCGTTCGGCACGCCCGCCACCTACGCCGAATACCTCGACGGCAAGGGCCGGCGCGCCATCATGGTGTACCTCAAATACGGCTTTCTCCCGCTGGAAGAGCCGGTGCGCGAGGCGTTCCACAAGGCCGAACAGGTTTCCCGGACGCTGGAGTATGCATACGACGACTTCGTGGTCGGCCAGATGGCGAACATGCTCGGGCACGACGAAGATTACCAGGAGCTGTCGCGGCGGGCGGGTTATTATCGCAACGTCATCGACCCGGTAACCGGATTTGCGCGGGGCCGGCATCGAGACAGCAGCTGGGTGACGCCGTTCGATCCGGCGAACCGGACGTACGACTTCATCACGGAGGGCTCTCCCTGGCATTACACGTGGTATGTGCCGCACGATGTAGCCGGCCTGATCGACTGGATCGGCGGCCGAGAGCCCTTTATCGCCCGCCTGGATACGCTGTTCGACGACGGCCATTACTGGCACGGCAACGAACCCAGCCACCAGATCGCCTACCTCTACGCCTACGCCGGCGCTCCCTGGAAAACGCAGCAGCGGGTTCGGGACATCATGGCGGATGAATACAGCTCCGCGCCCGGCGGCCTAAGCGGCAACGACGACGCCGGCCAGATGTCGGCCTGGTATGTCTTCAGCGCGATCGGTCTGTATCCCGTCGCCCCCGGCATGCCCTACTATGTGCTCGGCAGCCCGCTGTTCGAAACGACGCGGTTTCGACTGGGAAGCGGCCGCAAGTTTACGATCGAGGCCCGGGGCACCTCCGACCGGAATCGCTACATCCAGTCCGCGGAGCTGAACGGCGAACCGCTGACGCGCCCGTGGATCCGGCACGAGGAAATCGTGTCCGGCGGCCAGCTCGTGCTGGAAATGGGACCGGAGCCCAACAAAACCTGGGGCAGCCGGCCCGAGGACGCCCCGCCGTCTCTATCGGATCCGCAAAAAGAGCCGCCCTACGCCTCGGTCGAGGAGAAATAG
- a CDS encoding agmatine deiminase family protein produces MPTRPTSSPHAATPAAQGYRMPAEWAPHQGTWISWPHNPDTWPGFLPGVVTFYDTLTRALAEVEEVHINVTTRAMRRDLEQRFAEALARGRVILHDFPTDDAWCRDHGATIVKGPAGRAAIDWRYTAWGGKYPPYDSDDRIAALMAEYLGIPVFRQDVVLEGGALEINSQGLLLTTASCVLNPNRNPDLTHAAADRLLRDTLGATEVLWLEGEILGDDTDGHIDNLARFVNDDTVFIEPRLEASSRAVLADYRTPAGGSLTVRELPLPAPQQRDGEPLPASFANFLIANELVLVPGYGGSEDERACAMLQEHFPDRDVRAIDARAAIVGLGAIHCLTQQVPA; encoded by the coding sequence ATGCCGACGCGCCCGACCTCATCCCCGCACGCCGCGACGCCCGCGGCGCAGGGCTACCGCATGCCGGCGGAGTGGGCTCCGCACCAGGGCACCTGGATTTCCTGGCCCCATAACCCGGACACCTGGCCCGGCTTTCTCCCCGGCGTCGTCACGTTTTACGACACCCTCACGCGCGCGCTGGCCGAGGTGGAGGAGGTGCACATCAACGTCACCACCCGGGCGATGCGTCGCGACCTCGAGCAGCGCTTTGCCGAGGCGCTGGCGCGCGGACGCGTCATCCTGCATGATTTTCCGACAGACGACGCCTGGTGCCGGGATCATGGCGCGACGATCGTCAAGGGGCCGGCCGGCCGCGCCGCCATCGACTGGCGCTATACGGCATGGGGCGGGAAATATCCGCCCTACGACAGCGACGACCGCATCGCGGCCCTCATGGCCGAGTACCTCGGCATCCCTGTCTTTCGCCAGGACGTCGTCCTCGAAGGCGGCGCCCTCGAAATCAACAGCCAGGGGTTGCTGCTCACCACGGCATCCTGCGTGCTGAACCCGAACCGGAATCCCGACCTCACCCACGCGGCGGCCGACCGGCTCCTGCGCGACACCCTCGGCGCGACCGAGGTGCTGTGGCTCGAGGGCGAGATACTCGGCGACGACACCGACGGGCACATCGACAACCTCGCGCGTTTCGTCAACGACGACACCGTGTTTATCGAGCCCCGGCTCGAGGCGTCGTCGCGCGCCGTGCTGGCGGACTACCGCACGCCGGCAGGCGGCTCGCTGACCGTCCGCGAGCTGCCGCTGCCGGCGCCGCAACAACGCGACGGCGAACCGCTGCCGGCGAGCTTTGCCAATTTCCTCATCGCGAACGAACTCGTTCTGGTGCCCGGTTACGGCGGCAGCGAGGACGAGCGCGCCTGCGCCATGCTCCAGGAGCATTTCCCGGATCGCGACGTCAGGGCGATCGACGCGCGCGCGGCCATCGTCGGCCTCGGCGCCATCCACTGCCTGACCCAGCAAGTGCCGGCATAG
- a CDS encoding family 16 glycoside hydrolase: MSIPTVFASVRRLAVMGLFVLSLASPGQVTGQEAATPATVLRLDDMRGFKPTAGNWQIVGGFMADRAEEHAFATRPGTGVLANIQTDTARDNLFTAWEHADIELDLDVNLPRGSNSGIYLQGRYEVQLFDSWGVAEPSAADLGGIYQRWDESRPEGQKGYEGHPPPINVARAPGLWQHLHIVFRAPRFDAAGKKIRNAAFVQVALNGIVLHENVELTGPTRSSAWDDEAPLGPLMIQGDHGPVALRHISYRLYRADQIQLTDLRRAYYTGRFDYQMPDLAELDRVEEGPATSIDAGSASDIKQFALQYAGSLQAPVAGDYVFEVAHTARVRLEIDGKTVLTDRDPNVAAPGEFDRRAARVRLTKGAHRLVLTYAKGNWHAAPTALGFYVSGPGLLRTELTAPGSLPADAFAAFEIAPQGGPLIQRNFVVHGGEKRTHAMSVGEPTGIHYAYDMGSGALLSIWKGRFVNTSPMWYERGEMQSAIPLGSLIELAGWPTVAVLSDDSAPWPEGEADYHFSGYSLAGERPVFSYETGGVKVLDQLTPDEGGTMYTRRIALSGKPAGGKVWVFVAEGDAIEMLPGGAYAVDNQRYYIEHLQGGQAYVRNVGGKSELLVGVELGNGGLVSYDLVW; this comes from the coding sequence ATGTCGATTCCCACCGTTTTCGCGAGCGTCCGCCGGCTGGCGGTCATGGGCCTTTTCGTGCTCTCGCTCGCCAGCCCCGGCCAGGTTACGGGGCAGGAAGCCGCGACGCCGGCGACCGTCCTGCGTCTCGACGATATGCGGGGCTTCAAGCCCACCGCCGGCAACTGGCAGATCGTAGGCGGCTTCATGGCGGATCGTGCCGAAGAGCACGCCTTTGCGACCCGCCCCGGCACCGGCGTGCTGGCCAATATCCAGACGGACACCGCCCGGGACAACCTGTTCACCGCCTGGGAGCATGCCGACATCGAACTCGACCTCGACGTCAACTTGCCGCGCGGATCCAATTCCGGCATCTACCTGCAGGGGCGCTATGAGGTCCAGCTGTTCGACAGCTGGGGCGTGGCCGAGCCCAGCGCCGCGGACCTCGGGGGCATCTACCAGCGATGGGACGAGTCGAGGCCGGAAGGGCAGAAGGGGTATGAAGGCCACCCGCCCCCGATCAACGTGGCGCGCGCGCCCGGATTATGGCAACATCTGCATATCGTCTTTCGCGCACCGCGTTTCGACGCGGCGGGGAAGAAGATCCGGAATGCCGCCTTCGTGCAGGTAGCGCTGAACGGCATCGTGCTCCATGAAAATGTGGAACTGACCGGCCCCACGCGCTCGTCGGCCTGGGATGACGAGGCCCCGCTTGGCCCGCTGATGATCCAGGGCGATCATGGACCGGTCGCGCTGCGCCATATTTCCTACCGCCTGTACCGCGCCGATCAGATCCAGCTGACCGATCTGCGGCGCGCCTACTACACCGGCCGGTTCGACTATCAGATGCCCGATCTCGCAGAGCTCGATCGTGTCGAGGAGGGGCCGGCCACGTCGATCGACGCCGGAAGCGCATCCGACATCAAACAATTTGCCCTGCAGTACGCGGGCAGTCTGCAGGCGCCCGTTGCCGGCGACTACGTCTTCGAGGTCGCGCATACGGCCCGCGTGCGACTCGAGATCGACGGCAAGACGGTCCTCACGGACCGCGACCCGAACGTCGCAGCACCCGGCGAGTTCGATCGGCGCGCGGCGCGGGTTCGCCTCACGAAAGGGGCGCACCGTCTCGTGCTGACGTACGCGAAGGGTAACTGGCACGCGGCGCCTACCGCGCTCGGGTTTTATGTCTCAGGACCAGGGTTGCTGCGGACCGAGTTGACCGCGCCCGGTTCGCTTCCGGCCGACGCGTTCGCGGCCTTCGAGATCGCCCCGCAAGGCGGCCCCTTGATCCAGCGCAATTTTGTGGTGCACGGCGGCGAAAAACGGACCCACGCGATGTCTGTCGGCGAGCCGACCGGCATCCATTACGCGTACGACATGGGGTCCGGCGCGCTGCTCAGCATCTGGAAAGGGCGTTTCGTCAACACCTCGCCGATGTGGTACGAGCGGGGCGAGATGCAGAGCGCCATCCCGCTCGGGAGCCTGATCGAGCTGGCCGGCTGGCCTACCGTTGCCGTGCTCAGCGACGACAGCGCGCCCTGGCCCGAAGGCGAGGCCGACTATCATTTCAGCGGCTACAGCCTCGCGGGCGAGCGCCCCGTTTTTTCGTATGAGACCGGCGGGGTCAAGGTCCTCGATCAGCTAACACCCGACGAGGGCGGGACGATGTACACGCGCCGCATCGCGCTGTCGGGCAAGCCGGCCGGCGGGAAGGTGTGGGTCTTCGTGGCCGAAGGGGACGCCATCGAGATGCTTCCGGGCGGCGCCTATGCCGTCGATAATCAGCGCTATTATATCGAGCATCTCCAGGGAGGGCAGGCCTACGTCCGCAATGTGGGCGGGAAAAGCGAACTCCTCGTCGGCGTCGAGCTCGGGAATGGCGGTCTCGTTTCTTACGATCTGGTCTGGTAG
- a CDS encoding carbon-nitrogen hydrolase, whose product MTNDKVKVGIVQMRCSADPDDNTARALRMTGEAADLGAQIVCLPELFRSRYFCQNEDSAHFALAEPIPGPSSDAFGALAREKGIVVVASLFEKRAVGLYHNTAVVVDSDQGMLGRYRKMHIPDDPRYYEKYYFTPGDLGFKTFQTSRGPIGVLVCWDQWYPEAARLTALQGAEILFYPTAIGWHPEEQDSHGERQHDAWQTAQRAHAIANGCFVVSVNRIGFEPEPHAPEGHGIQFWGQSFIAAPDGSLLAKASKDQEEIIVVELDKGAIFDQRTGWPFLRDRRIDAYDKLTRRYIEAE is encoded by the coding sequence ATGACCAACGACAAGGTGAAGGTGGGTATCGTCCAGATGCGATGCTCGGCCGACCCGGACGACAATACCGCCCGCGCCCTCCGCATGACGGGCGAAGCGGCCGACCTCGGCGCCCAGATCGTGTGCCTGCCGGAGCTGTTTCGCAGCCGCTATTTCTGCCAGAACGAAGACTCCGCGCACTTCGCGCTCGCCGAACCCATCCCCGGTCCCTCGTCGGATGCCTTCGGGGCCCTCGCCCGGGAGAAGGGGATCGTCGTCGTGGCCAGCCTGTTCGAGAAGCGGGCGGTAGGCCTCTACCATAACACCGCCGTCGTGGTCGACAGCGATCAGGGGATGCTGGGACGTTATCGCAAGATGCACATCCCCGACGATCCGCGGTACTACGAAAAATACTATTTCACCCCCGGCGACCTCGGGTTCAAGACGTTTCAGACCTCACGCGGGCCGATCGGCGTGCTTGTGTGCTGGGACCAGTGGTACCCCGAAGCCGCGCGCCTCACGGCGCTGCAGGGCGCCGAGATCCTGTTTTATCCCACGGCCATCGGCTGGCATCCCGAAGAGCAGGACTCGCACGGCGAACGGCAGCACGATGCCTGGCAGACCGCCCAGCGCGCCCACGCGATCGCCAACGGGTGTTTCGTCGTCTCCGTAAACCGGATCGGGTTCGAGCCGGAGCCCCATGCGCCCGAAGGCCACGGCATCCAGTTCTGGGGCCAGAGCTTCATCGCCGCGCCGGACGGGTCGCTGCTCGCCAAAGCATCGAAGGACCAGGAAGAGATCATCGTCGTGGAGCTGGACAAGGGCGCCATCTTCGATCAGCGCACCGGGTGGCCCTTCCTCCGCGACCGCCGGATCGACGCCTACGACAAACTCACCCGCCGCTATATCGAAGCCGAGTGA